The sequence below is a genomic window from Acetivibrio clariflavus DSM 19732.
GCATTTATATGCTATACGCACATCCCCAGCATCAGATTTTACATTCACATTACCACTAAAATTACTGAATGTAACCTTACCTGAAGAAGTCTCTACAAATACATCCTTAATCGCAATGTTGTCGAGGTTAATACTTCCTGAATCAGAATAGTACATAAATTTATCAACAGCAAGTTCCTTTAATATTACATCAGCTGATGATGCGCTAATTGAAATAGTTTCTTCATATTTTTGGGGAATGTCTATAAAAAGAGAGAGGTCATTTTTGTAGTACAATGTCCATGCCTTTTTTCTATTTACTTCTATCGTTAATTTGTCACTTTCTTCTTTGACTAAAAGTTGAGGAATAACCTCTTTGTTAGTTGATACAACCTCTCCGGAAAAAATGATTTTAACTGAATTTGAATCAACCGGATTAAAATATACATTCGCATCATCTGCGTCTATAATAATCTCTTTTATACCATTAATTTCTAACGTTTTTTCTTGATTAATCATAGTTTTCTCGGAACTTTCCAAAAATCCAAACCTCTGAGCTATACTCAATCCACCAGCAACAATAAATGAAATTGCTGCAACAACCGTTAAAAACAATATTACTTTTCTCATTTTTTATTGCCTCCCATGCCGTATTTTTCAGCAACACTCTTTAGAAATCTTACAACCTTTCCAATTATAAATTTAACTATAACAATATTTATCAAAAATAATAGAATCCCCGTTGTTACCAAACCGGTTGATAAAAATATTTCTCTTAATCGGTCCACACCATTGATTGCAATAGACGAATTCA
It includes:
- a CDS encoding DUF4097 family beta strand repeat-containing protein, whose protein sequence is MRKVILFLTVVAAISFIVAGGLSIAQRFGFLESSEKTMINQEKTLEINGIKEIIIDADDANVYFNPVDSNSVKIIFSGEVVSTNKEVIPQLLVKEESDKLTIEVNRKKAWTLYYKNDLSLFIDIPQKYEETISISASSADVILKELAVDKFMYYSDSGSINLDNIAIKDVFVETSSGKVTFSNFSGNVNVKSDAGDVRIAYKCFDNIVNIETSSGNTELIVPENSEFSLEAKTITGKINNSYPMELINSTENQLIGGVGNSENKIVICSESGDISISK